A genome region from Oceanivirga salmonicida includes the following:
- a CDS encoding metal ABC transporter solute-binding protein, Zn/Mn family, whose amino-acid sequence MKKIITIVFTLISIFSFSDTILTDMQATYTLTSVLTQNTGLKVKSVFETSKSMASNQYESFKQKDFSLNKYKDIVAVVDIKSIWNDEALYNFARQENIRVVEIDASNSFEDNSSLVIPLLTKKNNNYNEFIWLNFNNTKKMLKIISSDLIKLYPNKKKIISKNLNDALNKIKNIELKYLEINDINGAIILSEDIAYLLDYLNIPYIYVENREEITNVIENTGYNLVLTDKGEKKSFKDSLKKYKANLITIQTGKFPVEDKDDEDLMSKNGLFEIYENNLKKLKNINNK is encoded by the coding sequence ATGAAAAAAATAATAACAATAGTTTTTACTTTAATAAGTATATTTAGTTTCTCTGATACTATTTTAACCGATATGCAAGCAACTTACACTTTAACTAGTGTACTTACACAAAATACTGGCTTAAAAGTTAAATCTGTATTTGAAACCTCTAAAAGTATGGCTTCTAATCAATATGAATCTTTTAAACAGAAAGATTTTTCGTTAAATAAGTATAAAGATATAGTAGCAGTTGTAGATATTAAAAGTATATGGAATGATGAAGCATTATATAACTTTGCAAGACAAGAAAATATTAGAGTAGTAGAAATAGATGCTAGCAATTCTTTTGAAGATAATTCTAGTCTAGTTATACCATTACTTACAAAGAAAAATAACAATTACAATGAATTTATTTGGTTAAATTTTAATAATACTAAAAAAATGCTTAAAATCATATCTTCTGATTTAATAAAGTTGTACCCTAATAAAAAGAAAATTATTAGCAAAAACTTAAATGATGCTCTTAATAAAATTAAAAATATTGAACTTAAATATTTAGAAATTAATGATATAAATGGAGCAATAATATTATCAGAAGACATAGCCTATTTATTAGATTATTTAAATATCCCATACATATATGTAGAAAATAGAGAAGAAATAACAAATGTAATAGAAAATACAGGCTATAATTTAGTTTTAACTGATAAAGGTGAAAAAAAATCTTTTAAAGACAGTTTAAAAAAATATAAGGCTAATTTAATTACAATACAAACAGGTAAATTCCCTGTTGAAGATAAAGATGATGAAGATTTAATGTCTAAAAATGGATTATTTGAAATTTACGAAAACAATTTAAAAAAATTAAAAAATATTAACAATAAATAA
- a CDS encoding metal ABC transporter permease translates to MLNSFREFIIGLANNGYLPSYFAYNFVINSLICSLFIGPVLGMFGTMVVTKKMAFFSEAIGHSALAGIALGVFLGEPHESPYIMLFTYCIIFGIVINYTKNRTKMSSDTLIGIFLAISIAIGGSLIILVSSKVNSHMLENLLFGSILTVSDLDILVLLISCTLLLIITIPNFNKLLLSSFNTNIATVKGVNVDFMEYIFIILITLVTVSAIKIVGISLVEALFLIPAASAKNLSRSIKSFFFYSIGFAAISCIIGILLPLILNVGIPSGGAIIMVASTFFFITVIIKNVSKKLR, encoded by the coding sequence ATATTAAATAGTTTTAGAGAATTTATAATAGGTTTAGCAAATAATGGTTATTTACCTAGTTATTTTGCATATAATTTTGTTATAAACTCACTAATTTGTTCTCTATTTATAGGTCCAGTTTTAGGAATGTTTGGAACTATGGTAGTTACTAAAAAAATGGCTTTCTTTTCAGAAGCAATAGGACATTCCGCCTTAGCAGGTATTGCCTTAGGAGTATTTTTAGGAGAACCCCATGAATCACCATATATTATGCTATTCACATATTGTATAATATTTGGAATAGTAATAAACTATACTAAAAATAGAACTAAAATGTCATCAGACACACTTATAGGTATATTTTTAGCCATATCTATTGCTATAGGTGGTTCATTAATAATATTAGTTTCTTCTAAAGTAAATTCACACATGTTAGAAAACCTTTTATTTGGTTCTATTTTAACTGTATCTGATTTAGATATATTAGTTTTATTAATATCTTGTACACTTTTACTGATAATAACTATACCTAACTTTAATAAGTTACTTTTATCAAGTTTTAATACCAATATAGCAACAGTTAAAGGTGTAAATGTTGATTTTATGGAATATATCTTTATAATCCTAATAACATTAGTTACAGTATCAGCTATAAAAATAGTAGGAATTTCATTAGTCGAAGCCCTATTTTTAATCCCTGCTGCTAGTGCTAAAAATTTATCTAGATCCATTAAAAGTTTTTTCTTTTACAGTATAGGATTTGCAGCAATTAGTTGTATTATAGGAATATTATTACCACTTATACTAAATGTAGGAATACCATCTGGTGGAGCAATAATTATGGTTGCATCAACATTCTTCTTTATAACTGTAATAATTAAAAATGTTAGTAAAAAATTAAGATAG
- a CDS encoding metal ABC transporter ATP-binding protein has product MTNGITLKVKNLSLTLGNTHILENINLEIKSGEIHAIIGPNGGGKTSFLKCILGQVPYDGEIFIEYKDDKRIGYVPQVLDFERSLPITVEDFLCLCYQNKPSFLGPNKKNKELFKQILKEVGLEDKKKRLLGNLSGGELQRLLLAQSINPRPNLLILDEPFTGVDSVGEEYFIEIIKKLKDEGITIIWINHNINQVRKIADTVTCIKKQICFSCEKHEELSKEELLDIYL; this is encoded by the coding sequence ATGACAAATGGAATTACATTAAAAGTTAAAAATCTTTCTTTAACCTTAGGAAATACACATATATTAGAAAATATAAATTTAGAGATTAAAAGTGGAGAAATCCATGCTATTATAGGTCCAAATGGTGGTGGAAAAACATCGTTTTTAAAGTGTATTTTAGGACAAGTTCCTTATGATGGGGAAATATTTATAGAATACAAAGATGATAAGCGTATAGGGTATGTACCACAAGTACTTGATTTTGAAAGATCTCTACCTATAACAGTTGAAGATTTTTTATGTCTTTGTTACCAAAATAAACCATCTTTTTTAGGTCCTAACAAAAAAAATAAAGAACTTTTCAAGCAAATTTTAAAAGAAGTAGGACTAGAAGATAAAAAAAAAAGATTATTAGGAAATTTATCAGGTGGAGAATTACAAAGATTATTATTAGCACAATCTATTAATCCAAGACCAAATCTCCTTATACTAGATGAACCATTTACAGGTGTTGATAGTGTAGGGGAAGAATATTTTATAGAAATAATAAAAAAGTTAAAAGATGAAGGTATCACTATAATTTGGATTAATCATAATATTAATCAAGTTAGAAAAATAGCAGATACTGTAACTTGTATTAAAAAGCAGATTTGTTTTTCTTGCGAAAAACATGAAGAATTATCAAAAGAAGAACTTTTAGATATTTATTTATAA
- a CDS encoding DUF6162 family protein, whose amino-acid sequence MIKIKTEKLNPKNSKKENFYIILTIICLVIFSSILLNFRVNKTEKIIDDKYIGTQEMKAAENIIYNNLLIIIQDLETILENNNDPSIEYLANDLYYEPFTKDGINKSTGKHKWYKFTHDNEIYIVGISSDKNVAGDFILYINKNDNSGLVRFTEDFNNFSANMNVEDLINNIKNFKIIKAFTGQDVLKGANE is encoded by the coding sequence GTGATTAAAATCAAAACCGAAAAATTAAATCCTAAAAATTCCAAAAAGGAAAACTTTTATATAATATTAACTATAATATGTCTTGTAATTTTTTCAAGTATACTTTTAAATTTTAGAGTAAATAAAACTGAAAAAATTATAGATGATAAATATATAGGAACACAAGAAATGAAAGCAGCAGAAAATATAATATATAATAATTTACTAATTATAATTCAAGATTTAGAAACTATTCTAGAAAATAATAATGACCCTAGTATAGAATATCTTGCTAATGACCTTTATTATGAGCCTTTTACAAAAGATGGTATAAATAAATCTACTGGAAAACATAAATGGTATAAATTTACGCATGATAACGAAATATATATAGTTGGTATAAGTAGTGATAAAAATGTAGCGGGTGATTTTATACTTTATATAAATAAAAATGACAATAGTGGATTAGTAAGATTTACAGAAGATTTTAATAACTTCTCTGCTAATATGAATGTAGAAGACTTAATAAATAATATTAAAAACTTTAAAATAATTAAAGCCTTTACAGGTCAAGATGTATTGAAAGGGGCAAACGAATGA